In Cheilinus undulatus linkage group 16, ASM1832078v1, whole genome shotgun sequence, one DNA window encodes the following:
- the LOC121523353 gene encoding gastrula zinc finger protein XlCGF8.2DB-like — METGADGEDCGGEEAARCIDPERDVHPQTEVQTDESSDPQTDGSSDPQTDGSFDPQTDGSSDPQTDGSSDSQTDESESDDSTDSRETTEHQSGLKSVERSTRKRAKTEKKSYMCSECGQKFASEIILTNHMAFHTSDKPFSCSVCGRSFIKQVNLNSHMRVHKAGKPFVCSECGLRFTFKEGLCYHMKSHRVLKPFGCPECDRRFSQRGDLLKHMELHEVNPQLSCPECGEKFNLRCGLKAHLENHIRQQDFSCSECGQLFNCLVSLSKHMEVHTREKLYSCSECGKTFAQRGSLSVHMTIHTGVKPFACSECDRKFTQRGDAMKHMRNQQAPTQLSCIMCGKKYNLKCGLSAHLSAHNKEKDFSCFKCGKRFTHGGDLNSHMLVHMKRKTC; from the coding sequence ATGgaaacaggagctgatggagaggactgtggaggagaAGAGGCAGCCAGGTGCATTGACCCAGAGAGAGATGTGCATCCGCAGACTGAGGTTCAGACTGACGAATCCTCTGACCCTCAGACTGATGGATCTTCTGACCCTCAGACTGATGGATCTTTTGACCCTCAGACTGATGGATCCTCTGACCCTCAGACTGATGGATCTTCTGACTCTCAGACAGATGAATCTGAGAGTGATGACAGCACTGATTCAAGGGAAACAACAGAACATCAGTCAGGTTTAAAGTCAGTGGAAAGAAGCACAAGAAAGAGAGCAAAGACTGAGAAGAAATCATACATGTGCTCTGAGTGTGGCCAAAAATTTGCCTCTGAAATAATTTTGACCAATCACATGGCATTTCATACCAGTGACAAacctttcagctgctctgtgtgtggaCGGAGTTTTATCAAACAAGTAAATTTGAATAGTCATATGAGAGTTCACAAAGCTGGGAAAccttttgtctgctctgagtgtggtctGAGATTTACCTTCAAAGAGGGTTTATGTTATCACATGAAAAGCCACAGAGTACTAAAACCTTTTGGCTGCCCTGAGTGTGATCGGAGATTTTCCCAAAGAGGGGACCTGCTCAAACACATGGAACTACATGAAGTAAATCCACAACTCAGCTGCCCTGAGTGTGGCGAAAAATTTAACTTGAGATGTGGTCTGAAAGCTCATCTAGAAAATCACATAAGACAGCAAgacttcagctgctctgagtgcgGTCAATTGTTTAACTGTCTAGTAAGTCTGTCCAAACACATGGAAGTTCATACCAGAGAAAAACTTtacagctgctctgagtgtgggaAGACATTTGCCCAACGAGGAAGTTTGAGTGTACACATGACTATTCACACAGGAGTAAAACCTTTTGCGTGCTCTGAGTGTGATAGGAAATTTACCCAAAGAGGAGACGCGATGAAACACATGAGAAATCAACAAGCACCAACACAACTCAGCTGCATTAtgtgtggcaaaaaatataaCCTAAAGTGTGGTCTGAGTGCTCATCTGAGTGCTCACAATAAagagaaagacttcagctgCTTTAAATGTGGCAAGAGATTTACTCATGGAGGTGATCTGAACTCGCATATGTTGGTTCACATGAAACGAAAAACATGCTGA